In the Diachasmimorpha longicaudata isolate KC_UGA_2023 chromosome 1, iyDiaLong2, whole genome shotgun sequence genome, one interval contains:
- the LOC135162060 gene encoding armadillo repeat-containing protein 8-like: MVSVMQPFMDVESSRSYIDELYSPDPQKCLEAIICLKNSVIGSNRQKGSVIAQGVVPRLLQLLSDTSGSVGERIRLESVVTLGSLAKGTDQHVLALIDLGVVPLILQVLLSTPTSSGNDKLSDHLIEACLRCLRTVFQHSSAPVQTIYQEPALVPRLLTLASRSITCQVCVATILTTACKSADEQNSLMKGGAVETLASQLDSSLSDVQLPALACLANMCYQNRTVSTMVANVTTGKEPALKPLPALLGNLMGRERSSVVQLEAARCISYMHRAGALPSTDRIVIYRALPCLVRLCHRDRPPRERIAAAETLAYLTEVDIELQRLASISNHLIPTLAELLRPNPQVQDAALAQDMRQAAFRAFASLGANDEDIRKKIIETQNLMELVVSGLQDPGGPRVRLAAVRCLHSLSRSVQQLRTTFQDHAVWRPLMQLLHGADKGLEGRDGEEDLLTVASSTLCNLLLEFSPSKEPILESGGVELLCSLTKRPDPALRLNGIWALMNVAFQAEQRVKSQILSCLGTDQIFRLLADPELGVVMKVLGLLRNLLSTKAHIDRIMDEHAAQVMQAVILVLEDDHPADVKEQALCILANVADGDRARDHIMANEDVLKKLMDYMMHTNVKLNIAAIFCVCNLVWREEPGAEQRQARLRELGFYRILQQLRLNKDSQLFDRVKTALAQFLDP, from the exons ATGGTCTCAGTGATGCAACCGTTTATG GATGTTGAAAGTTCGAGAAGCTACATCGATGAGTTGTACTCGCCGGATCCTCAGAAGTGTCTTGAGGCAATAAT TTGCCTGAAGAACTCCGTAATAGGAAGCAACCGGCAGAAAGGTTCGGTGATAGCTCAGGGTGTTGTCCCCCGGCTCCTGCAGCTGCTCTCGGACACATCAGGGTCAGTTGGTGAGCGAATTCGCCTCGAGTCAGTGGTGACTCTGGGCTCTCTGGCGAAAGGCACCGACCAGCATGTCCTGGCTCTGATTGATCTGGGAGTAGTTCCCCTGATTCTCCAGGTGCTCCTCTCCACCCCCACCTCCTCAGGCAATGACAAGCTCTCTGATCACCTGATAGAGGCGTGTCTGAGATGTCTCCGCACAGTCTTCCAGCACTCTAGCGCCCCAGTGCAAACGATTTATCAAGAACCAGCGTTGGTTCCCCGCCTTCTGACCTTGGCCAGCAGATCAATCACCTGTCAAGTATGTGTAGCAACGATACTGACGACGGCCTGCAAGTCAGCCGATGAGCAGAACTCCCTGATGAAGGGAGGAGCTGTGGAGACGTTGGCATCTCAATTGGATTCCTCCCTGTCAGACGTCCAGCTCCCTGCTCTCGCCTGTCTCGCCAACATGTGCTACCAGAATAGAACGGTATCGACGATGGTAGCGAATGTTACGACAGGCAAGGAACCAGCCCTCAAGCCCCTACCCGCCCTACTAGGTAACCTGATGGGAAGGGAGAGGAGCTCAGTAGTTCAATTGGAGGCAGCTCGGTGTATCTCCTATATGCACAGGGCAGGGGCTCTTCCCTCGACGGATAGAATCGTGATATATCGAGCTCTACCATGTTTGGTGAGACTCTGCCACCGAGACAGGCCTCCCAGGGAGAGAATAGCAGCTGCCGAGACACTAGCCTATCTTACTGAAGTGGATATAGAACTCCAGAGGCTGGCCTCTATCAGCAATCATCTTATTCCCACTCTGGCAGAATTACTCAGGCCTAATCCTCAGGTCCAAGATGCTGCCCTTGCTCAGGACATGCGTCAGGCTGCCTTCCGAGCTTTTGCTTCACTTGGGGCCAATGACGAGGACATTAGGAAGAAGATCATTGAGACTCAGAATCTCATGGAGCTCGTTGTCAGTGGACTTCAGGACCCCGGGGGACCAAGGGTCAGACTTGCTGCTGTCAGATGTCTTCATTCCTTATCAAGGAGTGTTCAGCAACTCAGAACCACCTTTCAGGATCATGCTGTTTGGAGGCCACTCATGCAGCTTCTTCATGGAGCTGATAAGGGACTCGAAGGGAGGGATGGCGAGGAGGATCTGTTGACTGTTGCCTCCAGTACTTTGTGCAATTTACTTTTAGAGTTTAGTCCCAGTAAGGAGCCCATTCTCGAGTCTGGGGGCGTTGAACTTTTATGCTCGTTAACTAAACGTCCTGATCCTGCATTGAGGCTCAATGGAATATGGGCACTTATGAATGTCGCCTTTCAGGCAGAGCAGAGGGTCAAGTCCCAGATTCTTTCTTGTCTTGGGACTGATCAGATCTTTCGGCTACTTGCTGATCCGGAGTTAGGAGTTGTtatgaaggtcttggggttaCTTAGAAATCTGCTGAGTACTAAGGCTCATATTGATCGAATTATGGATGAACATGCAGCGCAGGTCATGCAGGCCGTTATTCTTGTGCTGGAGGATGATCATCCTGCTGATGTCAAGGAGCAGGCTCTCTGTATTCTAGCTAATGTCGCCGATGGCGACAGGGCGAGGGATCATATCATGGCGAATGAAGATGTTCTCAAGAAACTTATGGATTATATG ATGCACACCAATGTTAAACTAAACATTGCCGCTATCTTCTGTGTTTGTAATTTGGTGTGGAGAGAGGAACCTGGTGCTGAGCAACGTCAAGCGCGTCTACGAGAATTGGGGTTTTATAGAATTCTTCAGCAGTTGCGGTTGAACAAAGATTCACAGCTCTTCGATAG ggtGAAGACTGCACTGGCCCAGTTTCTCGACCCGTAA
- the LOC135162488 gene encoding large ribosomal subunit protein mL52: protein MSSIGRLFSNIQCCRPVRGIYSTINQIHTTTATQLDQSWRQRERLPENPNAFGPLTNFPDYSYKDGRPTPFGTRMLTRINKQRAILKKVRQLTSEVDYAVKRYDRIQRENNESRANIIGSKLKPKGEKLAIEAKPEVPKLSQS, encoded by the exons ATGTCGTCAATTGGAAGACTATTCAGTAATATTCAGTGCTGCAGAC CTGTCAGGGGAATTTATAGTACAATAAATCAAATTCACACGACGACTGCCACACAATTGGATCAAAGCTGGCGACAAAG GGAACGTTTACCAGAAAATCCAAACGCATTCGGTCCCCTGACGAATTTTCCAGATTATTCTTACAAGGATGGAAGACCAACACCATTTGGGACCAGAATGCTCACCAGAATTAACAAGCAGCGAGCCATattg AAAAAAGTGAGACAACTAACGAGTGAGGTAGATTACGCCGTGAAGAGGTACGACAGGATCCAGCGAGAGAATAATGAAAGCAGAGCGAACATCATAGGATCGAAACTCAAACCAAAGGGGGAGAAACTGGCGATAGAGGCGAAGCCTGAGGTTCCAAAATTATCACAAAGTTAA
- the LOC135162479 gene encoding uncharacterized protein LOC135162479, whose amino-acid sequence MKTATTRQIIGCIGKCTSGLSVDELDALTDNVHSTLGRHEGRKIFREFLRKGKRKDDLECLDFHERCCRYIENDQNYTLSTENPNLKMLINDVSEAFDTAIELERIPEIDMSILERFNEVLNTPCREGLLLVLQDVKLMLEDHLRVSHKDFKIYARQPCPNTR is encoded by the exons aTGAAAACAGCAACTACCAGGCAGATAATTGGATGCATCGGGAAATGCACATCAGGTCTAAGTGTCGACGAACTCGATGCACTGACCGATAATGTCCACAGCACCCTGGGGCGCCATGAGGGgcgaaaaatattcagggagTTTCTCCGTAAGGGAAAACGTAAGGACGACCTCGAATGCTTGGACTTTCATGAGCGATGCTGCAGATATATCGAAAATGATCAAAATTATAC TTTATCCACAGAAAATCCAAATCTCAAAATGCTGATAAATGACGTGAGCGAGGCCTTTGATACTGCTATCGAGCTGGAGAGAATTCCCGAAATAGATATGAGCATTTTGGAGAGATTCAACGAGGTCTTGAACACCCCCTGCAGAGAAGGTCTGCTGCTGGTGCTGCAGGATGTAAAACTGATGCTCGAAGATCATCTCAGGGTATCCCACAAGGACTTCAAGATTTATGCTCGCCAACCGTGTCCGAATACGAGatga
- the LOC135162119 gene encoding glutathione hydrolase proenzyme-like: MDACCDVRQMWSGSSEYDAYHQSENCPLTKDQSTHCQRSSCLWRFRIFTGCLAVMCLVMIAYLIYLHSLLGSYKDILDHGAVAADNVNCSRVGTDILKDGGNAVDAAVGAMLCMTVIAPYKTGLGGGGIAIAYDAGDESEPLVVDFATNTISGALATAKIRIPSVARGLETLHKLKGILPWSKIVEPAENLAKDGFVITEQFFEEVSRVNDHGTLFGYLEPGEILTQPHLGETLEVIRSHGSQSLYNGSLADKFMRDEFHEAHEHLLPALADYEALQGKARKFHFYDHTIYGPEHGNVLQTVLDKVQHLGISAEDGASFESQLEVARALVEMNVTDYHIEQERYTTVIAVDANRNFVSIVTGLSAPLGLGHKTGAGFLLDGLGGVSENNLQDLTPIIFHSTKSPVEYSGALGVDDPILATEILSNIILRKLNLSIAIETQRYYRLPEGILMEPSGKYPLDGSLSIEISNLIPGSSTDIAHYVKSVNAVVKQGHSLSSHSDSRGGGLASRYK; the protein is encoded by the exons ATGGATGCTTGTTGTGACGTGCGTCAGATGTGGAGTGGATCGAGCGAATACGATGCTTATCATCAGTCAGAGAACTGCCCTTTGACGAAGGATCAAAGCACCCACTGTCAAAGGTCCAGCTGCTTATGGAGATTCAGAATCTTCACTGGGTGCTTGGCTGTCATGTGCCTTGTTATGATTGCCTACCTGATTTATCTGCACTCGTTATTGGGAAGTTACAAGGATATTCTCGATCATGGGGCAGTGGCAGCGGACAATGTCAATTGCTCGAGGGTGGGGACTGATATTCTCAAGGATGGGGGCAATGCTGTCGATGCAGCGGTCGGTGCTATGCTTTGCATGACAGTTATTGCTCCTTACAAGACGGGTTTAGGAGG GGGTGGAATCGCTATTGCCTACGACGCAGGCGATGAGAGTGAGCCTTTGGTCGTCGATTTTGCTACGAATACCATCTCag GAGCCCTAGCAACAGCAAAAATCAGAATTCCCTCAGTCGCCCGAGGACTGGAAACACTCCACAAACTAAAAGGAATTTTACCCTGGAGTAAAATCGTCGAACCGGCTGAGAACCTCGCCAAGGATGGATTTGTCATCACGGAACAATTTTTCGAAGAAGTTTCTCGAGTAAATGACCATGGAACACTGTTCGGATATCTAGAGCCCGGGGAAATTCTGACACAACCGCATTTGGGGGAGACTTTGGAGGTGATAAGAAGTCATGGATCGCAAA GTCTTTACAACGGAAGTCTGGCCGACAAATTCATGCGCGACGAGTTCCATGAAGCTCATGAGCACTTGCTCCCGGCATTGGCAGATTATGAAGCCCTGCAAGGAAAAGCAAGGAAATTCCACTTCTATGATCACACGATTTACGGTCCGGAGCATGGGAATGTACTTCAGACTGTTTTAGATAAAGTGCAGCACCTGGGGATTTCTGCGGAGGATGGTGCCTCTTTCGAGTCACAGCTGGAGGTGGCCAGAGCCCTGGTTGAAATGAACGTTACGGACTATCACA TTGAACAAGAGAGGTACACAACAGTCATTGCAGTTGATGCCAACCGGAATTTCGTATCGATAGTAAC AGGTTTAAGTGCTCCACTGGGTCTAGGACACAAAACAGGTGCTGGCTTCCTCCTGGACGGTCTGGGGGGAGTCTCTGAGAATAATCTCCAGGACCTtactccaataatttttcactcaacCAAAAGCCCAGTAGAATATTCGGGGGCTCTCGGTGTGGATGACCCCATCCTTGCCACGGAAATCCTATCCAATATAATCCTCAGGAAGCTGAACCTCTCGATCGCCATCGAGACGCAGAG GTATTATCGACTTCCTGAAGGAATCCTCATGGAGCCCAGTGGGAAGTACCCCTTGGACGGCTCCTTGTCGATAGAAATATCGAATTTAATCCCTGGATCGAGCACCGACATCGCGCATTACGTGAAGAGCGTCAATGCTGTTGTGAAACAGGGACATTCGTTGAGCAGCCACTCTGATAGCAGAGGAGGAGGTCTAGCCTCCAGatacaaataa
- the LOC135162502 gene encoding large ribosomal subunit protein eL38, whose protein sequence is MPREIKEIKDFLLKARRKDAKSVKIKKNADNVKFKVRCSRFLYTLVITDKEKAEKLKQSLPPGLQVKEVKKSSERM, encoded by the exons ATG CCACGTGAAATCAAGGAAATCAAAGACTTCCTGCTCAAGGCCAGGAGGAAAGACGCCAAAT CTGTTAAGATAAAGAAGAATGCTGACAATGTCAAATTCAAGGTGCGTTGCTCTAGATTTCTGTACACCCTCGTCATTACGGACAAAGAGAAGGCAGAGAAGCTGAAGCAATCCCTTCCCCCAG GTCTCCAGGTGAAAGAGGTGAAGAAATCGAGCGAGAGAATGTAA
- the LOC135162111 gene encoding islet cell autoantigen 1, with protein sequence MNTYDRGGPGISGNAFDKWVQRSDLSDDSAISKMQHQYWVTKQTLSRKLGKKEDECIVASDAELDAKLELFRSIQESCSYLQRVIDKYQERLCNLAQEENAMGRFLKEAGKQDKTRAGKMMSAVGKSLSYSGQQRLALRAPLVRLYQEVETFRQRAIEDTLHNVQCMEKARTEYRAALSWMKNISQELDPDTSKQLERFRKVQMRVRRGKASFDNQALDCLQKVDLLAAARCNMFSHALVLYQSTLLNFTKKSAQAYATIANSFKGYQRYDFMVVKELAEPSTKLAQETGGDKDENKDKLLFFEEYQDSVEEAQEAKPSEKGQEKNDQTEDKLVDFEGEIKEDLDLESIDLAQKTDLRDKELEEFFGNGNASRPMDVNHTTQLEKNLAKLDLVMDSFVGGPSSFDFTDKMTSLAPSNQQESSQESLQLLTSENIQLLDDILNSGPTGSTDWDAMANDTFLPPGILKQSLGDATLGKTSKSVADEKSQKKGKQKGNSWLDLFAELDPLANNPIESLSKSSDNAPA encoded by the exons ATGAATACGTA TGACAGAGGCGGTCCAGGCATATCCGGAAACGCGTTCGACAAATGGGTCCAGCGATCAGACCTCTCCGACGACTCGGCGATATCGAAAATGCAGCATCAATACTGGGTGACCAAGCAAACTTTGTCGCGAAAGCTCGGTAAAAAGGAAGACGAGTGTATCGTAGCATCTGACGCCGAATTGGACGCAAAGTTGGAGCTCTTCCGGAGCATCCAGGAGTCCTGCTCATACCTCCAGCGCGTCATTGATAAATATCAAGAGAGATTGTGCAATCTCGCCCAGGAGGAAAATGCCATGGGCCGATTTCTGAAAGAGGCGGGTAAACAGGACAAGACGCGAGCTGGGAAGATGATGTCAGCTGTTGGAAAATCGCTATCCTACTCTGGACAACAGCGGCTAGCTCTACGGGCCCCGCTGGTAAGGCTCTACCAGGAGGTCGAGACTTTTCGACAACGCGCCATCGAGGACACCCTCCACAATGTCCAGTGCATGGAGAAGGCGCGCACGGAGTATCGGGCTGCCCTGTCCTGGATGAAGAATATATCTCAAGAGCTCGACCCTGATACCTCGAAGCAACTCGAGCGCTTTAGGAAGGTGCAGATGAGAGTGCGGAGGGGAAAGGCTTCCTTCGACAATCAGGCACTCGACTGCCTCCAGAAGGTCGATCTCTTGGCAGCTGCGAGGTGCAACATGTTTAGCCATGCACTTGTACTTTATCAGAGCACTTTGTTGAACTTTACGAAGAAGTCTGCTCAGGCGTACGCGACTATTGCCAATAGCTTCAAGGGATATCAGAG ATATGATTTCATGGTTGTGAAGGAACTCGCGGAGCCTTCAACGAAATTAGCGCAGGAGACTGGGGGTGATAAGGATGAGAATAAAGATAaactattattttttgagGAGTATCAGGATAGCGTGGAGGAGGCGCAGGAGGCCAAGCCGAGTGAGAAGGGTCAGGAGAAAAATGATCAGACGGAGGACAAATTAGTGGATTTTGAGGGGGAGATTAAAGAGGATCTTGATCTGGAGTCCATCGATCTTGCCCAGAAGACCGACTTGAGAGATAAAGAGCTGGAGGAGTTCTTTGGAAAT GGGAATGCCAGTCGTCCTATGGATGTCAATCACACGACTCAACTCGAGAAGAATCTGGCAAAGTTGGATCTGGTGATGGACTCGTTCGTCGGTGGCCCTTCGAGCTTTGATTTTACGGACAAAATGACGTCCTTAGCACCCTCCAATCAGCAAGAGTCCAGTCAGGAGTCCCTTCAGCTCTTGACCTCCGAGAATATTCAACTTTTGGATGACATCTTGAATAGCGGGCCGACAGGTAGTACGGACTGGGATGCCATGGCGAACGATACGTTCCTGCCTCCGGGTATTCTCAAGCAGAGTCTGGGAGATGCGACACTGGGGAAGACATCGAAATCGGTGGCAGATGAAAAA TCGCAGAAGAAAGGAAAGCAAAAGGGTAATTCATGGCTGGACCTATTCGCTGAACTGGATCCCCTTGCTAACAATCCAATCGAGAGTCTATCTAAATCGAGTGACAATGCTCCAGCATAG